A section of the Kribbella voronezhensis genome encodes:
- a CDS encoding DUF2087 domain-containing protein, protein MDADVLCGLLAEPSRLRTYSAVVLGARGPEEIAGSTGLPLPVVLKSVQRLSKNGLLSSAADGLVADETAFKDAVRSSRPEPEPLDADPARDAVLRAFLRDGRLVIMPTVYSKTLIVLEYLVQSFEPGRTYAEPEVNAILNTFHPDHATLRRQLVDAGLLTRTTNHYTRPHTS, encoded by the coding sequence TGATGTGCTCTGTGGGTTGCTGGCCGAACCGTCGAGGCTGCGGACGTACTCCGCGGTCGTCCTCGGCGCGCGCGGACCGGAGGAGATCGCGGGCTCGACCGGGCTGCCGCTGCCGGTTGTCCTGAAGTCGGTGCAGCGGTTGAGCAAGAACGGTCTGCTCAGCTCTGCCGCGGACGGCCTGGTTGCCGACGAGACGGCGTTCAAGGACGCTGTCCGGTCGAGCCGGCCGGAGCCCGAACCGCTCGACGCCGACCCCGCGCGCGACGCTGTACTGCGCGCCTTTCTCCGCGACGGTCGCCTGGTGATCATGCCGACCGTCTACAGCAAGACGCTGATCGTCCTCGAGTACCTCGTCCAGTCGTTCGAACCGGGTCGCACCTACGCCGAACCCGAGGTCAACGCGATCCTCAACACCTTCCACCCCGACCACGCCACCCTCCGCCGCCAACTCGTCGACGCCGGTCTCCTCA